A stretch of Chloroflexota bacterium DNA encodes these proteins:
- a CDS encoding polyprenyl synthetase family protein, producing MEDRFSEFSCAVDDVIAEMLASPAPYAGLYDMHRYHLGWVDESGARTAAPPGKRLRPALSFLVADAVAGDWRVAVPAAAAVEMIHNFSLIHDDIEDRSALRRFRPTVWARWGEAQGINAGDALLVLAELTLVERAPAEWSLEALRLLNRTCRALCEGQYLDLLWEREPTVTLAQYLDMIERKTARLFRASAELGALAGRASAESQELFGEFGGALGMAFQVLDDFLGAWAPALDTGKTAGLDITTRKKALPAILGLASPSSPAKDRFRSLFERDRPLSSEETEEAIALLDVMGIRGQTTRMARRYREDAARILDRLAPLYDVTSLRDFLRVMLPLTDSDA from the coding sequence GTGGAAGACAGGTTCTCCGAATTCTCGTGCGCCGTCGACGACGTGATCGCCGAAATGCTGGCGTCGCCGGCCCCGTACGCCGGTCTGTACGACATGCACCGGTACCACCTCGGATGGGTCGACGAGTCGGGCGCGCGCACCGCCGCGCCCCCCGGCAAGCGCCTTCGCCCGGCCCTCAGTTTTCTCGTTGCCGACGCGGTTGCCGGAGACTGGCGGGTCGCCGTTCCAGCCGCCGCCGCCGTTGAGATGATTCACAATTTTTCGCTCATCCACGACGATATCGAGGATCGGAGCGCGCTGCGTCGCTTCCGACCGACCGTATGGGCACGTTGGGGCGAAGCGCAAGGGATCAACGCGGGCGACGCCCTCCTCGTTCTCGCCGAGCTGACGCTGGTCGAGCGCGCGCCCGCGGAGTGGTCGTTGGAGGCCTTGCGGTTGCTGAACCGCACCTGCCGCGCGCTGTGCGAGGGGCAATACCTCGACCTGCTCTGGGAGCGGGAGCCGACGGTGACTCTCGCGCAGTACCTGGACATGATTGAGCGCAAGACCGCGCGGCTCTTCCGAGCCTCTGCTGAGCTGGGAGCGCTGGCCGGCCGCGCGAGCGCGGAGTCTCAGGAGCTATTTGGTGAGTTCGGTGGCGCTCTCGGGATGGCGTTTCAGGTCCTGGACGATTTCCTGGGCGCGTGGGCGCCGGCCCTCGATACGGGCAAGACGGCCGGGCTCGACATCACCACGCGCAAGAAGGCTCTGCCGGCCATCCTCGGCCTGGCCAGCCCGAGTTCTCCTGCCAAGGACCGATTCCGATCGCTGTTCGAGCGCGATAGGCCGCTATCGTCCGAGGAAACCGAGGAGGCGATCGCGCTGCTCGATGTCATGGGGATCCGCGGCCAGACGACGCGCATGGCACGACGCTATCGCGAGGATGCGGCGCGAATCCTCGACCGCCTGGCCCCCCTGTACGACGTCACGTCGCTCCGGGACTTCCTGCGGGTGATGCTCCCCCTTACGGATTCAGACGCTTGA
- a CDS encoding ROK family protein has translation MDDKRNTSQARAFPNEPVAIAIDLGGTQFRVAALTSVGQILVREACATPATAEPDELIHDLADVVQVVRSQAGKHRVVGLGVAAPGPLDPVAGVVFRAPNLPRWSNVPLAARLAERTGLSVHLGNDANLAGLAEARLGAGKGEANLVYLTVSTGVGSGIVVDGRLLLGARGAAAEAGHMAVSMGGPLCSCGNRGCLEAYASGSGMVRRARDAIAAGRPSQLQEHVDDLHATIIAQAAEEGDELAQELIHDAGRALGFGVRNLLHLFNPSVVAIGGGVSRIGRRLWDPMFEVVNADTLTMYREGLRIVPAELGDDSGLVGAALLAHEAAAAPRTGSPSSIPNQRGR, from the coding sequence ATGGACGACAAGCGAAACACGTCCCAAGCCAGAGCGTTCCCGAACGAGCCCGTTGCCATCGCCATTGACCTCGGCGGGACCCAGTTTCGTGTGGCCGCCCTCACGTCCGTCGGTCAAATCCTGGTCCGTGAGGCGTGCGCGACCCCGGCGACGGCAGAGCCGGACGAACTCATTCACGACCTGGCCGACGTGGTCCAGGTCGTCCGATCCCAAGCCGGAAAGCATCGCGTGGTCGGTCTCGGCGTCGCTGCCCCCGGTCCGCTCGATCCGGTCGCCGGCGTGGTCTTTCGCGCGCCGAATCTCCCGCGGTGGTCCAACGTGCCGCTGGCGGCGCGACTCGCGGAGCGAACCGGTCTCTCCGTACATCTCGGCAATGATGCGAACCTCGCCGGACTGGCCGAGGCTCGGCTTGGCGCGGGGAAGGGGGAGGCGAACCTCGTGTATCTGACGGTGAGCACCGGCGTCGGGAGCGGCATCGTCGTGGACGGGCGCTTGCTCCTCGGCGCGCGCGGGGCGGCGGCAGAGGCAGGCCACATGGCGGTCTCCATGGGCGGCCCACTGTGCAGCTGCGGTAATCGGGGGTGCCTCGAGGCATACGCGTCCGGTTCCGGCATGGTCCGTCGCGCCCGCGATGCCATCGCCGCCGGGCGACCGTCCCAGCTCCAGGAGCACGTGGATGATCTCCACGCGACGATCATCGCCCAGGCTGCCGAGGAGGGCGACGAGCTGGCCCAGGAGCTGATTCATGACGCGGGGAGGGCCCTCGGTTTCGGCGTCCGGAACCTGCTCCACCTCTTCAACCCGTCCGTCGTCGCGATCGGGGGAGGAGTCAGCCGAATCGGCCGCCGTCTCTGGGACCCAATGTTCGAAGTGGTGAACGCCGACACCCTGACGATGTATCGGGAGGGGCTGCGGATCGTGCCGGCCGAGCTGGGCGACGATTCTGGTCTCGTCGGAGCGGCGCTGCTCGCCCACGAAGCTGCAGCGGCACCCAGGACCGGGAGTCCATCCTCGATTCCGAACCAGCGCGGGCGCTGA